In one window of Episyrphus balteatus chromosome 3, idEpiBalt1.1, whole genome shotgun sequence DNA:
- the LOC129916086 gene encoding ATPase H(+)-transporting accessory protein 2 yields the protein MLKNLIIFAFCIIAINASGELNILKHPNSIAFKGNEKLESESLGDVLAACMGKWVDDAPTKWNALFVIDPFDLADKTLTIVVEGTDHLNFNDIKVKSFKMIGNSAQDSINAASSDMESSGTQTYALDTNQFSESLMMLDDVPNQIAPLKGTNNLKPELHSEDKDLLTKLAYIKELATKFLTSNKTQSMFNIFIDLNSLAKAHGEKSAAMADALKIVAKTIAEITNSAGEDSLVAVVAEKAEANRAKRETVDGASAKDLNLATYYNEDYPVIFNIILWFMVVLAFSVLAICYAIGSMDPGRDSIIYRMTSTRMKKDN from the exons atgttaaagaatttAATAATCTTTGCTTTTTGCATTATTGCAA TTAACGCCTCTGGCGAGCTAAACATTCTAAAACATCCCAACTCTATCGCCTTCAAAGGCAATGAAAAATTAGAGAGTGAATCTTTGGGCGATGTTTTAGCTGCCTGCATGGGCAAATGGGTCGATGACGCCCCGACCAAATGGAATGCTCTATTTGTCATTGATCCCTTCGATCTAGCCGACAAAACTCTAACAATTGTTGTCGAAGGCACagatcatttaaattttaatgacatcAAAGTTAAGTCATTCAAAATGATTGGCAATTCTGCTCAAGATTCAATTAATGCAGCCAGTTCCGATATGGAATCATCTGGCACTCAAACGTACGCATTGGACACTAATCAGTTTAGCGAATCGCTGATGATGTTGGATGATGTTCCAAATCAAATTGCTCCACTCAAAGGAACCAATAATTTGAAACCCGAATTGCATTCGGAAGATAAAGATTTGCTCACTAAGTTGGCTTATATCAAAGAATTGGCTACCAAATTCTTGACCTCGAACAAAACACAGTcaatgtttaatattttcattgaCTTGAATTCCCTTGCCAAGGCGCATGGAGAGAAATCGGCGGCTATGGCTGATGCCTTGAAAATTGTTGCCAAGACAATTGCCGAGATCACGAATTCGGCTGGCGAAGATAGTTTGGTAGCTGTTGTAGCCGAGAAGGCTGAAGCTAATCGTGCCAAGCGAGAGACTGTCGATGGTGCATCG GCTAAGGATCTTAATCTAGCAACTTACTACAATGAAGATTATCCAGTAATCTTTAATATTATCCTTTGGTTTATGGTGGTGTTGGCATTCTCTGTGCTAGCAATCTGTTATGCCATTGGTTCAATGGATCCTGGAAGGGATTCAATCATCTATAGGATGACTTCGACTAGAATGAAGAAGGACAACTAA